Proteins encoded within one genomic window of Esox lucius isolate fEsoLuc1 chromosome 12, fEsoLuc1.pri, whole genome shotgun sequence:
- the tnfrsf9a gene encoding tumor necrosis factor receptor superfamily member 9a, which translates to MPVELVFSILLICLFTLGSVSHSVSGEMETGCMDWRTHDTVVCCNKCFPGNRLVNTCGPDPKTLCVPCKDGTYTTNPKADACLWCTQCVGGAQVLKKACTQTKDTECDCKKGFRCGDVECSFCVEECGKGQEPNQARSCSNCTHGNFNDQIHAKCRPWTKKCPNLGEEIVFSGNSVSDIQCHPAIPKPEVITLPTKGSDSKDDRVVVLALTTFCVLFIILVICFLLIIKHNLTTSKRPAVIEKTLVEPTPPTDDPRTLIDVSFHQPQQEQGSSSESLHSQDSETKLLSV; encoded by the exons ATGCCTGTAGAGCTGGTCTTCAGTATACTTTTGATCTGTCTGTTCACTCTGGGGTCCGTGAGTCACAGTGTTTCTGGTGAGATGGAGACAGGCTGTATGGATTGGCGTACCCATGACACTGTCGTCTGCTGTAACAAGTGCTTTCCAG GAAACCGTCTTGTGAATACCTGTGGTCCTGACCCTAAAACGCTGTGTGTTCCCTGTAAAGATGGGACCTACACAACAAACCCTAAAGCTGATGCCTGTCTCTGGTGTACTCAGTGTGTAG GTGGCGCCCAGGTCCTTAAGAAGGCTTGTACACAAACCAAGGACACAGAGTGTGACTGTAAGAAAGGATTCCGCTGTGGTGATGTTGAATGCTCCTTCTGTGTTGAGGAGTGTGGCAAGGGCCAGGAGCCCAATCAAGCCC GGTCCTGCAGTAATTGTACACATGGGAACTTCAATGACCAAATCCATGCAAAGTGCAGACCTTGGACCAAAAA GTGTCCCAATCTTGGTGAagaaattgtgttttctggaaatTCAGTGAGTGACATCCAGTGCCACCCTGCCATTCCTAAACCTGAGGTGATCACATTACCTACAAAAGGGTCAGACTCTAAGG atGACCGCGTGGTGGTTTTGGCTTTGACAACATTTTGTGTCTTATTCATCATCCTTGTCATATGTTTCCTGCTCATCATCAAACATAATTTGACAACTTCTAAACGGCCAGCTGTCATTGAGAAAACCCTTGTTGAACCAACGCCTCCTACAG ATGATCCCAGGACCCTTATAGATGTCAGTTTCCACCAACCACAACAGGAGCAGGGTAGCAGCTCTGAAAGCCTACACTCCCAGGACTCTGAGACCAAACTACTGAGCGTGTGA